One stretch of Podospora bellae-mahoneyi strain CBS 112042 chromosome 2, whole genome shotgun sequence DNA includes these proteins:
- a CDS encoding hypothetical protein (EggNog:ENOG503P0SW; COG:S) produces MSSQKITTILLDCDNTLVLSEDLAFEGCADLINEIAATKSVPLPQPFTGPSLITEFVGQNFRGMMVSLQKRYNFSMTDAELDDYVRREEDVVIAKLKEKLVPCVGVDAVLEKLAKEGKYKLAVVSSSALRRVKASVEKVGQDKYFGEDVYSAATSLPVPTSKPDPAIYLHAMKVMGKRAEECIAVEDSKSGTLSGTRAGIKVVGYVGPYPEEEKEHMTQVLTEAGAVVVMRDWSEFEGVLERIQKGEL; encoded by the exons ATGTCTTCCCAAAAG ataacaaccatcctcctcgactgCGACAACACCCTAGTCCTATCCGAAGACCTAGCCTTCGAAGGCTGCGCCGACCTAATCAATGAAATCGCCGCCACCAAAtccgtccccctcccccagccctTCACCggcccctccctcatcacagAATTCGTCGGCCAAAACTTCCGCGGCATGATGGTCTCCCTCCAGAAGCGCTACAACTTCTCCATGACCGACGCCGAACTCGACGACTACGTCCGCCGCGAGGAAGACGTCGTCATCGCCAAGCTAAAGGAGAAACTCGTCCCCTGCGTCGGGGTTGATGCGGTGTTGGAGAAGCTCGCAAAGGAGGGGAAATACAAGCTTGCTGTTGTTAGCTCGAGTGCCTTGAGGAGGGTAAAGGCGAGTGTGGAAAAGGTTGGGCAGGATAAGTactttggggaggatgtttATAGTGCGGCGACGAGCCTGCCGGTGCCGACGAGCAAGCCTGATCCGGCGATTTATCTGCATGCGATGAAGGTcatggggaagagggcggaggagtGTATTGCTGTTGAGGACAGCAAGTCGGGGACGTTGAGCGGGACGAGGGCGGGAATTAAGGTGGTGGGGTATGTTGGGCCTTatccggaggaggagaaggagcacaTGACACAGGTGTTGACTGaggcgggggcggtggtggtgatgagggattGGAgtgagtttgagggggtgttggagaggattCAGAAGGGCGAGCTTTAG
- the RIT1 gene encoding tRNA A64-2'-O-ribosylphosphate transferase (COG:A; BUSCO:EOG09261N2L; EggNog:ENOG503NVWI) yields the protein MAAATPTLAEVIFPEQANHNFSRILGDLKRSNLSITNRLRSIQHDASFVESVADALQLPLVANERCGSWYIDPARKTASAYFKSTDGHTGQWKFSTRRINLHLLGVVGEHNGCIIVDSTRRGKRHPDALSKTIPTWCAVLNRALFPDIPSSHTLHVPPNAVSDSEASQISARLPDFVESFRSLKIDLAPLRAQLKKPLRPFWITQDDALDLAFSEDFHPVVCCTSSRRVTGTELGEGGYIQGAGDDTENWALGLTAQIWWKHKDELASTPESDLPELIERLVAEEGPAGDSAGQVRRVAPGIYVGTLEAADAQLATPGTCVVSLLPKTTPQDSWVKSSSHIEVGLGKSKAASRLLRDALPRICEFASRFLCETKPDEEGTVPEKRFVILCGSGKDLSVGVALALYCWCFDAEGNIWSASDQRDSFTKTAIRVKLGHIMTTVPDANPGRATLQSVNSYLMDWRK from the exons ATGGCTGCAGCAACCCCCACGCTGGCTGAGGTGATATTCCCCGAGCAGGCCAACCACAACTTTTCACGCATTCTCGGAGACCTCAAGCGCTCCAACCTTTCCATCACAAACCGGCTCAGATCGATCCAACACGACGCCTCTTTTGTCGAGAGTGTCGCCGATGCGTTGCAGCTGCCGTTGGTCGCGAATGAGCGCTGCGGGAGCTGGTATATCGATCCGGCCAGGAAGACAGCCTCTGCTTACTTCAAGAGCACAGATGGGCACACCGGCCAGTGGAAGTTTAGCACAAGGAGGATAAATCTGCATTTGCTGGGTGTAGTTGGGGAACATAATGG GTGCATCATTGTTGACTCTACCCGGCGAGGCAAAC GACACCCAGACGCTCTAAGCAAAACAATCCCAACCTGGTGTGCAGTCCTCAACCGGGCCCTCTTCCCAGACATCCCCTCCTCACACACCCTCCACGTCCCACCAAACGCAGTCTCGGACTCGGAAGCCAGTCAAATCTCAGCCCGGCTCCCGGACTTTGTCGAGTCTTTTCGCTCACTCAAAATCGACCTCGCACCTCTCAGGGCCCAGCTGAAGAAACCGCTCCGCCCGTTCTGGATAACCCAAGACGACGCCCTCGACCTTGCATTCTCCGAAGACTTCCACCCAGTAGTCTGCTGCACCAGCTCCCGAAGAGTCACCGGAACAGAGCTTGGTGAGGGCGGGTACATCCAGGGAGCAGGAGACGACACGGAGAACTGGGCGCTAGGTCTGACGGCGCAGATTTGGTGGAAGCACAAGGATGAGTTAGCCTCCACACCAGAGAGTGACCTCCCCGAGCTTATCGAGAGGCTCGTGGCCGAGGAAGGGCCCGCCGGTGATTCCGCCGGGCAAGTGAGAAGAGTTGCTCCGGGGATCTATGTAGGCACCCTCGAAGCGGCCGACGCTCAACTTGCGACCCCGGGGACGTGTGTAGTCAGCTTGCTGCCCAAGACAACCCCTCAGGATTCTTGGGTCAAGTCGTCTTCTCATAtcgaggttgggttggggaagagcaAGGCTGCCAGTAGGCTGTTGAGAGATGCTCTGCCAAGGATCTGTGAGTTTGCATCTCGTTTTCTGTGCGAGACAAAACCAGACGAGGAAGGCACAGTGCCTGAGAAGAGGTTCGTTATACTCTGCGGGTCAGGAAAAGATCTCTCGGTAGGCGTCGCTCTAGCTCTCTACTGTTGGTGTTTTGACGCCGAGGGAAACATTTGGTCAGCAAGTGACCAAAGGGACTCCTTCACCAAGACTGCCATCCGGGTCAAGCTAGGGCACATCATGACCACAGTCCCCGACGCAAACCCCGGCAGAGCCACCCTCCAAAGCGTAAACAGTTACTTGATGGACTGGCGAAAGTGA
- a CDS encoding hypothetical protein (EggNog:ENOG503P4JT; COG:S) — translation MASLMPVHAVFAPAGNGASNGGGGGGDGQKPKRARTSKPKVKTGCNNCKQRRIKCDELRPECYNCVRSKKICSGYPPPPRSARPFEEIRIAPKPIAGAGAIAAAPPPVRDPIQLQPHPRRVAKQLKRTTSPLTPVTPHTFMPPMPTMPVLPINVSINIPFTAEEGLYFQLFRERTANELSGFFDSAFWARSVLQECHGASAIRHAVVALGALYKTLDKTNESPPGSPSSNASPYDSARRHWEMAFRQYANALSALIKADSAESSNRTRLMASVLLACFDSFVGDHQQAIVQIQNGLRLLEKLRQERRRAFLPKPEEPVEEELIQMFTRLAIQAKSYDMAFHFPQPYVVRLTAAAQDPSSPGSEGGSPISTDQGPVPERFSTVQEARIVWDRLVERIFRFTETMFVEAQHGVMGILPTTLAQRGMSFKKEMDGWAHAFEHILQSRTAPGVSSQEKACIAAVKMHQIMSSILFMMTFSDSELHFDKFMPDFKHIVDLALEVVGDEERRAAAKRCPDQRFCYHQSRCEPDIFGGHEYAARHIKPSFSADLGIVPPLYVVATKCRDPILRRQAIQLLRSSARREGMWDSELTARIGMWIAEVEEEGLFAPSDFAPSPTGSSPVQLYSPRPSTSGSSLTPPPSATYSGGRSSLSPQPGFEYTDSPPSQNGYARQSSLSPSVLSVQIPKKIVPAEKRVMVRAVEFSLRDRSATIQLGSRNLRLGTPDLRTKVTRITW, via the exons ATGGCTTCTCTGATGCCAGTCCACGCTGTCTTTGCGCCAGCTGGAAATGGCGCTTcgaatggtggtggtggtggtggtgatgggcaaAAGCCAAAGCGCGCGAGAACCAGCAAACCCAAGGTCAAGACGGGGTGTAACAACTGCAA ACAACGAAGGATCAAATGCGACGAACTTCGACCAGAATGCTACAACTGCGTGAGATCAAAAAAGATTTGTTCCGgatatcctccccctccgcgcAGCGCCAGACCGTTTGAAGAAATCAGAATTGCACCAAAACCAattgccggtgccggtgccatTGCGGCCGCTCCCCCACCCGTTCGCGATCCTATTCAACTGCAGCCTCACCCACGACGGGTGGCCAAACAGCTCAAGCGGACCACAAGCCCCCTTACACCAGTAACACCTCACACGTTCATGCCACCAATGCCAACCATGCCGGTTTTGCCGATTAACGTCTCGATAAATATCCCATTCACCGCCGAAGAAGGACTCTATTTCCAGCTGTTCCGTGAGCGGACGGCAAATGAACTCTCAGGCTTCTTCGACTCTGCCTTCTGGGCACGAAGCGTCCTGCAGGAATGCCATGGCGCATCCGCCATTCGGCATGCGGTTGTTGCTCTCGGAGCCTTGTACAAAACTCTAGATAAAACAAACGAGTCACCGCCGGGGTCACCAAGTTCAAACGCCAGCCCCTATGATAGTGCCAGGAGGCACTGGGAGATGGCTTTCAGGCAGTACGCCAACGCTCTGAGCGCGCTAATCAAGGCCGATTCAGCAGAGTCCTCCAACAGGACGAGACTGATGGCGAGCGTGCTGTTGGCATGCTTTGACTCGTTTGTTGGCGACCACCAGCAAGCTATTGTCCAAATCCAAAATGGGCTTCGACTGTTGGAGAAGCTCCGCCAGGAACGGAGACGGGCATTCTTACCCAAGCCTGAGGagccggtggaggaagagctcaTTCAGATGTTCACTCGACTAGCCATTCAAGCAAAATCCTACGACATGGCCTTCCATTTTCCACAACCCTATGTCGTCCGCCTGACCGCGGCTGCCCAAGACCCCAGCTCACCAGGCTCTGAGGGCGGCTCGCCCATTTCAACTGACCAAGGCCCCGTCCCAGAGCGATTCTCAACTGTGCAGGAAGCTCGTATCGTATGGGATCGCCTTGTCGAGCGCATCTTCCGCTTCACCGAGACCATGTTTGTTGAGGCTCAACACGGTGTCATGGGCATCCTTCCAACCACGCTGGCGCAGCGCGGTATGAGCTTCAAAAAGGAAATGGATGGCTGGGCTCATGCATTCGAACACATCCTTCAGTCCAGAACGGCACCGGGCGTGAGCAGCCAGGAAAAGGCATGCATTGCTGCAGTGAAGATGCATCAGATCATGAGTAGTATTCTGTTTATGATGACATTTTCCGACAGCGAGCTGCACTTTGACAAGTTCATGCCGGATTTCAAGCACATTGTGGATCTCGCTCTGGAAGttgttggtgacgaggaaAGAAGAGCGGCAGCCAAGCGTTGCCCAGATCAGAGATTCTGTTACCACCAAAGCCGATGCGAACCCGATATCTTTGGAGGCCACGAATACGCCGCACGCCATATCAAGCCCAGCTTCAGCGCGGATCTGGGTATCGTCCCGCCGTTGTATGTGGTGGCGACCAAGTGCCGTGACCCCATCCTTCGACGGCAGGCCATTCAGCTCCTGAGGAGCAGCGCCAGGAGAGAAGGCATGTGGGACAGCGAGCTGACGGCACGCATCGGGATGTGGATCGCCGAGGTAGAGGAAGAGGGTTTGTTTGCCCCCAGTGATTTTGCTCCGTCGCCCACCGGTTCGAGCCCTGTACAGCTGTACTCGCCCCGTCCGTCGACAAGCGGCAGTTCTTtgacgccgccgccttctgcGACATACAGCGGAGGCCGATCGAGCCTCAGCCCTCAACCTGGGTTCGAGTACACAGACAGCCCGCCTAGTCAGAATGGATATGCACGACAGTCGTCGCTTTCACCCAGTGTTTTGTCGGTGCAGATACCGAAAAAGATTGTGCCGGCAGAGAAGCGCGTTATGGTCAGGGCAGTCGAGTTCAGCCTGCGTGACCGATCGGCTACGATACAACTGGGCTCGCGAAACCTCAGACTGGGGACACCGGATTTGAGGACGAAAGTGACGAGGATTACGTGGTGA
- the FAR11 gene encoding Factor arrest protein 11 (BUSCO:EOG09260RVQ; EggNog:ENOG503NW4G; COG:S), producing MNSLWPSRASGAANDASKKGKEASQPPAAEPPAQKTGVDQDGTVDASAAGPANTSKPPPPPPTSLAKRPLLVRNQQPSAPSIPPAVPSGPAPPIPNTANSNETNDASQPQQQQGQQSQQQQQQNVSPNDSLSLAQLRRIVNDFPNREPIAYDYEYTDMGPLEEEIDEWFMYNFWQWVRLNAANRAFHTAWGKYFASPESSPTESQAQPPPGWDEVDVSTRKEFITSILGHIKPLSDDQDDRMVRGEAIGAVVYLVLGRWTETVTVRKVGMLNGVVEGKCKSAATKVQLDAMKEGVRVLAECGGVEVMWDALRGAFEPFWADEPPQSLQMQAEELIHLMTVMYVVIQVTLEDSAGMEEVRPRLLALNPNLVDFLMLATAKLRWDEAGILPQTQIFLLFWKSILLVFGGMKELAETKKATSEREINEKDMELITASPLDYHVFRQEITSKYPAYVPPQPAIPLEAEHTSLLPHLPSHPPRNTAQTGIISGPPNQTGGGSILNQPVHIATPAPSPPPSPAAGGKGAKKQNYQTNQNFPFMYPPLDATSNSAGGKGGAGLQDLLVGRKWEGSDVPASIMEAGELFSKRVRMTRATRQLWDEREKFLKEGRGGCEGADEDLIDELDLDELTLEEKEELGLVKPGDKDGKASRSGADYGPREVDDNTKRRLDAVEEFYKEALPQLQSVVVVLLKQVLAIASNMVIASPNGQQQGGGPPAGRANGPSQAPGPSGAGGKGPDPGSPSDADVDEMRNREIAAKAATGILILLLKWLKLSHVLKFEYLTQLLLDSCYIPLVLKLFAVHDVQQVVENKLDRLEHSFFYFCGSRAGVIPHPGMPNPTATEFEDVEEVSEEEDDAAPPPIKRRRSPTTTPDQQGASQDAQQSFDAQQQQAPPTRPEVDELGYPVNPLPSEPITDFSRRNFFCLINYLRIMQKICKNKAHRNLLLVQYKSSPILRKTLKVPQQELRLYTLKLFKNQVPYCGRKWRQSNMRVITAVYLYCRPELRDEWLAGSDIDAEVEEALPLEQALRSLTHWFNVRKYPETMAVFDREKGKRVMMEKIERSFFMREMEKLDPGGGLGLGFGFGGDGLMMGPEMMMMGDEQMGYGYMMQQAQMQRELQQQQSYQQMMHAHQQQQYQGQGQGQQQQQQQGGGWEGEGGQPGQGQAWGMS from the exons ATGAACTCACTCTGGCCATCCCGTGCCTCGGGCGCTGCGAATGACGCATccaagaaaggaaaagaagcatCGCAGCCACCTGCAGCTGAGCCACCAGCTCAAAAAACAGGAGTCGACCAAGATGGCACGGTCGACGCCAGCGCTGCTGGCCCCGCCAACacatcaaaaccaccccctcctcctcccacatccCTGGCCAAgcgccccctcctcgtccgtaACCAACAACCCTCAGCACCTTCCATTCCCCCAGCTGTCCCCTCTGGCCCCGCACCACCGATTCCAAACACAGCTAACAGCAACGAGACCAATGATGCCTCtcaaccgcagcagcagcagggtcAACaatcccagcagcagcaacaacaaaatGTCTCACCAAACGACTCACTTTCGTTGGCACAACTTAGACGAATTGTGAACGACTTCCCCAACAGAGAACCGATAGCCTACGACTACGAATACACCGACATGGGCCCCCTCGAGGAGGAAATCGACGAGTGGTTCATGTATAATTTCTGGCAGTGGGTTAGATTGAACGCTGCGAACAGGGCTTTTCACACGGCGTGGGGGAAGTACTTTGCCTCGCCCGAGTCTTCACCTACAGAAAGCCAGGCTCAGCCCCCGCCGGGATGGGATGAGGTGGATGTTTCGACACGAAAGGAGTTTATCACGAGTATTTTGGGGCATATCAAGCCGTTGAGCGATGATCAAGACGATAGGATGGTCAGAGGGGAGGCGattggggcggtggtgtatCTTGTTCTGGGGCGGTGGACAGAGACGGTGACTGTTAGGAAGGTGGGGATGCTGaatggggttgtggaggggaagTGCAAGAGTGCGGCTACGAAGGTGCAGTTGGATGCtatgaaggagggggtgagggtgttggcggaGTGTGGAGGAGTGGAGGTGATGTGGGATGCGCTGAGAGGGGCCTTTGAGCCGTTTTGGGCAGATGAGCCGCCGCAGAGTTTGCAGATGCAGGCGGAGGAGCTGATTCATTTGATGACGGTCATGTATGTCGTTATTCAGGTCACTCTGGAGGATTCGGcagggatggaggaggtcaGGCCGAGGTTGC TTGCCTTGAACCCCAACCTGGTGGACTTTCTCATGCTGGCGACGGCAAAGCTGAGGTGGGATGAGGCTGGGATTTTGCCACAGACTCAGATCTTCCTCTTGTTTTGGAAGTCAATATTGCTGGTGTTTGGTGGTATGAAGGAGCTTGCAGAGACGAAGAAGGCGACAAGCGAGAGGGAGATTAACGAAAAAGACATGGAACTGATTACGGCCTCGCCGTTGGACTACCACGTATTCCGACAGGAGATTACATCAAAATACCCAGCATACGTCCCGCCTCAGCCAGCAATTCCATTGGAAGCAGAGCACACATCATTACTACCTCACTTACCCAGTCACCCACCCCGAAACACCGCCCAAACTGGGATTATCTCCGGTCCTCCTAATCAGACGGGAGGAGGATCGATCCTTAACCAGCCCGTTCATATTGCGACACCagcgccatcaccacccccgagcCCGGCAGCCGGTGGTAAGGGCgcaaagaaacaaaactACCAAACCAACCAGAATTTCCCTTTTATGTACCCACCGCTTGACGCGACTAGTAACAGCGCAGGTgggaaaggaggagcagggcTCCAGGATCtgctggtggggaggaagtgGGAAGGCAGCGATGTGCCAGCCTCGATCATGGAAGCAGGAGAACTCTTCTCTAAGAGAGTGCGTATGACGCGAGCTACTCGGCAACTGTGggacgagagagagaagtTTCTGAAAGAGGGCAGGGGCGGCTGCGAGGGAGCGGATGAGGATCTCATCGATGAGCTCGACCTTGACGAGTTGACGCttgaagagaaggaggaactGGGCTTGGTGAAGCCAGGAGACAAAGACGGAAAGGCGTCCAGATCAGGAGCGGATTATGGCCCCAGGGAGGTTGACGACAACACGAAGCGGCGGTTGGATGCAGTTGAAGAGTTTTACAAGGAGGCGCTGCCGCAGCTCCAgtctgtggttgtggtgttgctgaagCAGGTTCTGGCCATTGCTAGTAACATGGTTATTGCCAGTCCTAATGGGCAGCAACAGGGTGGTGGTCCACCTGCCGGCCGGGCTAATGGGCCGAGCCAGGCGCCTGGGCCTAGTGGTGCCGGCGGGAAGGGACCTGATCCGGGTTCGCCCTCAGATGCAGATGTGGATGAGATGAGGAATCGGGAAATTgctgccaaggctgccacGGGTATCCTGATTCTGTTGTTGAAGTGGCTGAAGCTCTCTC ACGTTCTAAAGTTCGAGTACTTGACACAGCTCCTGTTGGATTCTTGCTACATTCCGCTGGTACTCAAGTTGTTTGCTGTCCACGACGTACAGCAGGTTGTGGAAAATAAACTTGATCGTCTCGAGCATAG CTTCTTCTACTTCTGCGGCTCTCGGGCTGGCGTGATACCCCATCCGGGCATGCCTAACCCTACAGCTACAGAATtcgaggatgtcgaggaagtcagtgaggaagaggacgacgcGGCCCCCCCGCCCATCAAACGTCGTcgatcaccaacaaccacacctGATCAGCAAGGAGCGTCCCAAGACGCACAGCAATCGTTTGAtgcacaacagcaacaagcacCCCCCACGCGCCCAGAAGTTGACGAGCTCGGCTACCCCgtcaaccctctccccagcGAGCCCATCACGGACTTTTCGCGGCGAAACTTCTTTTGCCTGATCAACTATCTACGAATCATGCAAAAGATCTGCAAGAACAAGGCCCACCGGAATTTGCTGCTGGTGCAGTACAAGtcatcccccatcctccgcaaGACCCTGAAGGTTCCCCAGCAGGAACTACGGCTGTACACCCTTAAGCTCTTCAAAAACCAAGTCCCCTACTGCGGCCGCAAGTGGCGGCAGTCAAACATGCGGGTAATCACGGCGGTGTACCTTTACTGCCGCCCAGAACTGCGAGACGAATGGCTGGCCGGCTCCGATATCGACgcagaggttgaggaagccCTTCCGCTCGAACAGGCCCTGCGCAGTCTGACGCACTGGTTCAACGTGAGGAAGTACCCGGAGACGATGGCGGTTTTTGACCgggaaaaggggaagagggtgatgatggagaagatTGAGCGGTCGTTCTTtatgagggagatggagaagcttgatccgggaggggggttggggcttgggtttgggtttgggggggatgggttgatgatggggccggagatgatgatgatgggggatgaGCAGATGGGTTATGGTTACATGATGCAGCAGGCGCAGATGCAGAGGGagttgcagcagcagcagagtTATCAGCAGATGATGCATGcgcatcagcagcagcagtatcaGGGACAGGGGcagggacagcagcagcaacagcagcagggtggagggtgggagggggaggggggacaaCCCGGACAGGGGCAGGCTTGGGGGATGTCTTAG
- a CDS encoding hypothetical protein (EggNog:ENOG503P683; COG:S): protein MTYVDDTNTRQAADAASKFVSWYYSQINEGKGVSQSYVTNNDTYKNAGHPPADICVNGLVCPTPEEWEKILAQQREAPKATNDKKHVSYVVDTFDAHVINADYRFGATQNLIDIHGPNDGVRMMIMVNVSGTVYFGVSKRSNEEYSVKQHFNDVFILVPNWDSLAKQSKYGKRFLIASQTYRAY from the exons ATGACTTACGTCGATGATACCAACACTCGGCAAGCCGCTGATG CTGCTTCAAAGTTCGTCAGCTGGTACTACAGCCAAATCAATGAGGGAAAGGGCGTCAGCCAGTCCTACGTGACCAACAATGACACCTACAAGAACGCCGGCCACCCCCCTGCCGACATCTGCGTCAACGGCCTAGTCTGCCCCACCCCAGAAGAATGGGAGAAGATTCTTGCCCAGCAGCGCGAAGcccccaaagccaccaaCGACAAGAAACACGTCAGCTACGTCGTCGACACCTTTGATGCGCACGTCATCAACGCCGATTACCGCTTTGGTGCCACTCAGAACCTGATCGATATTCACGGGCCTAACGACGGCgtgaggatgatgatcatGGTCAATGTCTCTGGTACGGTCTACTTCGGAGTCAGCAAGAGGAGCAACGAGGAGTACTCGGTCAAGCAGCATTTCAACGATGTATTTATTTTGGTGCCGAACTGGGATTCGCTGGCCAAGCAGTCGAAGTATGGGAAGAGGTTTCTGATTGCTAGCCAGACGTACAGGGCTTACTAG
- a CDS encoding hypothetical protein (EggNog:ENOG503P6VG; COG:J) codes for MVRITVSSLLRTALRPTASVPRCTARSFSSLPTLRPTLAPTPSAFRAPSQTLLSRGPILQQQSPSSGAEGVLDLISSTSISSNPAMQSMQVRCGPRPTMANASRLIQKRRHGFLSRIKTKNGRKTIARRRAAGRRRLSA; via the exons ATGGTCAGAATAACCGTATCATCCCTCCTCAGGACGGCGCTCCGGCCAACCGCCTCTGTTCCTAGGTGCACCGCCAG atccttctcctccctcccaaccctccGCCCAACCCTTGCACCCACACCCTCCGCTTTTCGCGCCCCATCTCAGACCCTTCTGTCCCGGGGACCTATCCTCCAGCAACAATCACCTAGCAGTGGGGCCGAAGGAGTCCTCGATTTgatctcttccacctccatctcctccaacccgGCGATGCAGTCGATGCAAGTCCGTTGCGGACCCCGCCCAACAATGGCCAACGCCAGTCGCCTGATCCAGAAAAGGAGACACGGGTTCTTGAGCAGGATCAAGACCAAGAACGGGAGGAAGACAATTGCGAGGAGAAGGGCAGCAGgcagaaggaggttgagtgCTTAA